A single region of the Streptomyces sp. NBC_01262 genome encodes:
- a CDS encoding serine/threonine-protein kinase yields the protein MTERVVAGRYRLLSELGRGGMGVVWRARDEVLGREVAVKEVRAPAGLDEASVQQLYARLEQEGRAAARVDHPNVVTVYDVAMAEGHPWIVMELVRGLALSDVLEADGPVSPRRAAEIGGRVLAALRVAHERGVLHRDVKPGNVLIGNDGRIVLTDFGIAAIEGTSAITLTGEVVGSPEYLSPERALGRPAGPGSDLWSLGVLLYTAVEGGSPFRRTTALSTLRAVVDEPLPPPQRAGPLAPVIEGLLRKEPADRLDGADAQRMLDAVAAGRAPYTPTIAGPPTPVPSPSLPPPSSPPATGPYAAPTAPTPIPSTTSTVSDRVPYQRRAAVAIAAGALALALAAGGVAWALLDDGGGGTVDNGGSATSSGGVTPSWSSDDSTAGSGSTAATAESSSAGATASSSAGTTGAASSPAPLTVTVEVSAVRDTYTGACPPPEAYAPSFSAVITVSRTPATVTYRWRTGNGGGSDPEWKTVGFPEGGGRSRTVTHTELSYPADYGTADNWIAVDVKEPVSLQSNHVPFRVTCESPSPSDSGTTSGTTGSPTA from the coding sequence ATGACGGAACGAGTCGTGGCCGGGCGCTACCGGTTGCTGAGCGAACTGGGCCGCGGCGGCATGGGCGTGGTGTGGCGGGCCCGCGACGAGGTGCTGGGCCGCGAGGTCGCGGTGAAGGAAGTACGCGCGCCGGCCGGGCTCGACGAGGCCTCCGTACAGCAGTTGTACGCGCGCCTTGAGCAGGAGGGACGGGCGGCGGCGCGGGTGGACCACCCGAACGTGGTCACCGTGTACGACGTGGCGATGGCGGAGGGCCATCCGTGGATCGTGATGGAACTCGTACGCGGCCTGGCCCTCTCCGACGTCCTGGAGGCCGACGGGCCGGTGTCCCCGCGCCGGGCCGCCGAGATCGGCGGCCGGGTGCTGGCGGCCCTGCGGGTCGCGCACGAACGCGGGGTGCTGCACCGGGACGTGAAGCCCGGCAATGTGCTGATCGGCAATGACGGCCGCATCGTGCTCACCGACTTCGGCATCGCGGCCATCGAGGGCACCTCCGCCATCACGCTCACCGGGGAGGTCGTCGGCTCGCCCGAATACCTGTCCCCGGAACGGGCGCTGGGGCGGCCCGCGGGGCCCGGGTCGGACCTGTGGTCGCTGGGGGTGCTGCTGTACACGGCGGTGGAGGGCGGTTCGCCGTTCCGCCGTACGACGGCCCTGAGCACGCTGCGGGCGGTCGTGGACGAGCCGCTTCCGCCGCCCCAGCGGGCGGGACCGCTGGCGCCGGTGATCGAGGGGCTGTTGCGCAAGGAACCGGCCGACCGGCTGGACGGCGCCGACGCCCAGCGGATGCTGGACGCGGTGGCGGCGGGCCGGGCCCCGTACACGCCGACGATCGCCGGGCCGCCAACGCCCGTGCCCTCGCCGTCGCTGCCGCCGCCGTCGTCGCCGCCCGCCACGGGGCCGTACGCGGCTCCGACGGCGCCGACGCCCATCCCCTCCACGACCTCCACGGTCAGCGACCGCGTCCCGTATCAGCGCCGGGCCGCCGTCGCCATCGCCGCCGGTGCCCTCGCGCTCGCCCTGGCGGCCGGCGGGGTCGCCTGGGCGCTGCTCGACGACGGGGGCGGCGGCACGGTGGACAACGGCGGCAGCGCCACCTCCAGCGGCGGGGTGACACCGTCCTGGTCCTCCGACGACTCGACCGCCGGGAGCGGCAGCACGGCCGCGACGGCCGAGTCGTCGTCCGCCGGTGCCACCGCAAGCAGCAGCGCCGGCACGACCGGCGCCGCCTCCTCACCGGCCCCGCTCACCGTCACCGTCGAGGTCTCGGCCGTACGCGACACCTACACCGGTGCCTGCCCGCCCCCGGAGGCGTACGCCCCGTCCTTCTCCGCCGTCATCACGGTCAGCCGCACCCCGGCCACCGTCACCTACCGCTGGCGCACCGGCAACGGCGGCGGTTCCGACCCCGAGTGGAAGACCGTCGGCTTCCCGGAGGGCGGCGGGAGGAGCCGGACCGTCACCCACACCGAGCTCTCCTACCCGGCGGATTACGGCACCGCCGACAACTGGATCGCCGTGGACGTCAAGGAGCCGGTGTCCCTCCAGTCCAACCACGTGCCGTTCAGGGTGACCTGCGAGTCCCCGTCTCCCAGCGACAGCGGTACGACCAGCGGAACAACCGGCTCCCCGACGGCCTGA
- a CDS encoding HoxN/HupN/NixA family nickel/cobalt transporter, which translates to MTSRRTRKAARTAAVLLGAVAAVVLPAATAQAHPLGNFTVNRYDGLVAAASQLRVDHVEDLAEIPAAQAKPDIDKDENDKLAPAELKAWAGSRCAAAAQGARLTVGGAAEPLTVKAASASVRPGQASLPTLRVECRLTAALPSDASATIAYRPADIGTGPGWREITARGDRRTLTRSDAPEESVSHRLTSYPKDLLSSPANERSAALSTKPGGPALSASSDDAPVAASVLPRGTDRWTQALTGLVARHDLTLGFAALAFGAALVLGAMHALAPGHGKTLMAAAAAAGGRSSRRDMFALGASVTVTHTMGVFALGLLVTAGSAAAPSVIGWLGIASGLLVTFAGATLLRRAWRLRGQHGHSHDHGHDHGHSHDRGHGHGHPHGTGHTPHEPDHEPDHGHGHDHGHDHALAAAPTAVLVAERLEPEPETHPHPHPHPHPHPHHHHHHPTARPTLRGTILLGFAGGMVPSPSAVVVLVGAAALGQAWFGFLLVLAYGAGLALTLTAAGFAVVRLGKLAERAELINSGSRAGRLAALAQRVAPLGTAGIVFTLGCVLVLRGAIAMLG; encoded by the coding sequence ATGACCAGCCGTAGGACCAGGAAGGCGGCCCGGACCGCCGCCGTACTGCTGGGGGCCGTGGCGGCCGTGGTGCTGCCCGCCGCGACCGCGCAAGCGCATCCGCTCGGCAACTTCACCGTCAACCGCTACGACGGCCTCGTCGCGGCGGCGAGCCAGCTGCGCGTGGACCATGTGGAGGACCTCGCGGAGATCCCGGCCGCGCAGGCGAAGCCGGACATCGACAAGGACGAGAACGACAAGCTCGCCCCGGCCGAGTTGAAGGCCTGGGCGGGCAGCCGCTGCGCCGCGGCGGCGCAGGGCGCACGGCTGACGGTCGGCGGCGCGGCCGAGCCGCTCACGGTGAAGGCCGCGAGCGCGTCCGTACGCCCGGGGCAGGCGAGCCTGCCGACGCTGCGCGTGGAGTGCCGGCTGACGGCGGCGCTGCCGAGCGACGCGTCGGCCACGATCGCGTACCGCCCGGCGGACATCGGCACGGGCCCGGGCTGGCGGGAGATCACCGCACGCGGCGACCGGCGGACGCTCACCCGCTCGGACGCGCCGGAGGAATCGGTCTCGCACCGGCTGACGTCGTACCCCAAGGACCTGCTCTCGTCCCCGGCGAACGAGCGCTCGGCGGCGCTGAGCACGAAGCCTGGCGGACCGGCTCTGTCGGCCTCGTCCGACGACGCACCGGTGGCCGCGTCCGTGCTGCCGCGCGGCACGGACCGCTGGACGCAGGCGCTCACCGGGCTCGTGGCCCGCCACGACCTGACCCTCGGCTTCGCCGCGCTGGCGTTCGGCGCGGCACTGGTGCTGGGCGCGATGCACGCGCTCGCGCCGGGGCACGGCAAGACGTTGATGGCCGCGGCGGCAGCGGCGGGCGGCCGCAGTTCGCGACGCGACATGTTCGCGCTCGGCGCGTCGGTCACCGTTACGCACACGATGGGCGTGTTCGCGCTGGGCCTGCTGGTGACGGCCGGTTCGGCGGCGGCGCCGTCGGTGATCGGCTGGCTCGGTATCGCGAGCGGCCTTCTGGTGACCTTCGCGGGGGCGACGCTGCTGCGCCGGGCGTGGCGGCTGCGCGGGCAGCACGGACACAGCCACGACCACGGACACGATCACGGGCACAGCCACGACCGTGGCCATGGCCACGGACATCCGCACGGCACCGGTCACACCCCCCACGAGCCCGACCACGAGCCTGACCACGGCCATGGGCACGACCACGGGCACGACCACGCGCTGGCCGCCGCCCCCACAGCCGTACTCGTCGCCGAACGGCTCGAGCCCGAGCCCGAAACACACCCGCACCCGCACCCGCACCCCCACCCGCATCCTCACCACCATCACCACCACCCCACCGCCCGCCCGACGCTGCGCGGCACGATCCTGCTCGGCTTCGCCGGCGGCATGGTGCCGAGTCCGTCGGCCGTGGTCGTGCTCGTGGGGGCGGCGGCGCTGGGGCAGGCGTGGTTCGGGTTCCTGCTGGTGCTGGCGTACGGGGCGGGGCTGGCGCTGACGCTGACGGCGGCGGGGTTCGCGGTCGTACGGCTCGGGAAGCTGGCGGAGCGGGCGGAGCTGATCAACAGCGGCTCGCGCGCCGGCCGGCTGGCGGCGCTCGCGCAGCGCGTGGCGCCGCTCGGGACGGCGGGCATCGTGTTCACGCTGGGCTGTGTGCTGGTGCTCAGGGGCGCGATCGCCATGCTGGGCTGA
- a CDS encoding tetratricopeptide repeat protein: MPASAQTVTAEPVTETPPSPWRRRLGTAAMVVALAVALTAGAIAIGGSGEPMGATHVVNAADAPLAQMANADIATVIAALQTHLRAEPKDASNWATLGAAYVDQARTNGDPTRYPQAEEAFDRSMTIQRKDNDAALAGRAALAAARHDFPTALRNADLALAVNPYSQQALAIRIDALVELGRYDDAYAAAKHADDIKPGIPIFTRYAYVLELRGDPTGARRVLEQALGSAVSPGDIAYVTTALGQLAWTQGQYATAMQRFNAALKSSPSYIPALDGRGRTYAAQGDLDDAAKDLAEVVRRYPLPSQLAALGEVYEAKGDRKRALQQYRVVTTWIELARANGVATDLDTALVAADHGDREEALNAARAEWQRRHSVHTADALAWALHVNGHDREALGYAKAAAAPGYRNALFMYHRGMIERALGDRTAARASLSAALKLNPGFSPTSSRTAKSALAALDGAK; encoded by the coding sequence ATGCCCGCCTCCGCACAGACCGTGACGGCAGAGCCCGTGACCGAGACGCCCCCGTCCCCATGGCGGCGCAGGCTCGGCACCGCCGCCATGGTCGTGGCACTCGCGGTGGCGCTCACCGCCGGGGCGATCGCGATCGGCGGCAGCGGGGAGCCCATGGGCGCCACCCACGTCGTGAACGCCGCCGACGCCCCGCTGGCACAGATGGCCAACGCCGACATCGCAACCGTCATCGCCGCACTCCAGACACACCTGCGCGCGGAGCCCAAGGACGCCTCGAACTGGGCGACCCTCGGCGCCGCCTACGTGGACCAGGCCCGCACCAACGGCGACCCGACCCGCTATCCCCAGGCCGAGGAGGCGTTCGACCGTTCCATGACGATCCAGCGCAAGGACAACGACGCCGCCCTCGCCGGCCGGGCCGCCCTCGCCGCCGCCCGCCATGACTTCCCCACCGCCCTGCGCAACGCGGATCTCGCGCTCGCCGTCAACCCGTACAGCCAGCAGGCACTGGCCATCCGCATCGACGCCCTCGTCGAGCTCGGCCGTTACGACGACGCCTACGCCGCCGCCAAGCACGCCGACGACATCAAGCCCGGCATCCCGATCTTCACCCGGTACGCCTACGTCCTCGAACTGCGCGGCGACCCCACCGGCGCCCGCCGCGTCCTCGAACAGGCCCTCGGCTCCGCCGTCTCCCCCGGCGACATCGCCTACGTCACCACCGCGCTCGGCCAGCTCGCCTGGACCCAGGGCCAGTACGCCACCGCGATGCAGCGCTTCAACGCCGCGCTGAAGTCCTCGCCCTCCTACATTCCCGCCCTCGACGGCCGCGGCCGCACCTACGCCGCCCAGGGCGACCTGGACGACGCCGCCAAGGACCTGGCCGAGGTCGTACGCCGCTACCCGCTCCCCTCGCAGCTCGCCGCCCTCGGCGAGGTCTACGAGGCCAAGGGCGACCGCAAGCGCGCCCTGCAGCAGTACCGGGTCGTCACCACCTGGATCGAGCTCGCCCGCGCCAACGGTGTCGCCACCGACCTCGACACCGCCCTCGTCGCCGCCGACCACGGCGACCGCGAGGAGGCCCTCAACGCCGCCCGCGCCGAATGGCAGCGCCGCCACAGCGTCCACACCGCCGACGCCCTGGCCTGGGCCCTGCACGTCAACGGCCACGACCGCGAGGCCCTCGGCTACGCCAAGGCCGCTGCCGCACCCGGCTACCGCAACGCGCTCTTCATGTACCACCGCGGCATGATCGAGCGCGCCCTCGGCGACCGCACCGCCGCCCGCGCCTCGCTCAGCGCCGCCCTGAAGCTCAACCCCGGCTTCTCCCCCACCTCTTCCCGTACCGCGAAGTCCGCCCTCGCCGCGCTGGACGGTGCGAAGTGA
- a CDS encoding DUF4331 domain-containing protein, translating to MTADIRSTLNPLHGGRRRVALFTAGALAAGGIATAGVAALQPGTAAASSHREAPLISGQPQFDNTDLYAFVSPDKKDTTTIVANYIPFEDPAGGPNFYQFSDQAQYDIHIDNDGDARDDYIYRWTFKTHIRNKKSFLYNTGVVTSLDDPDLNVFQTYDVDLFKLKKGYVEKKTRIAKNITAAPSNVGKASMPYYSTLRKQAIKGISGESSVFAGQADDPFFADLRVFDLLYGGDLSEVGDDTLKGYNVNTLAIQVPTKYIRESSKQPIIGIHATTQRLNSSGHYVQVSRLGNPLVNEVVNPLKDKDKFNASDPYDDGQFLKNVTNPELPKLIEGIFKIKAPDEPRKDLVSVFLTGVKGLNQPPYVRAAEELRLNTSIKPTAKPKRLGVLDGDNQGFPNGRRLTDDVIDISLQAVEGELVGSPNDLGDAVDANDKSFEKHFPYVANPAAGSDGPLAKGVSTKSGTNVLNGGAGLISGDDNTVLIASGISGAAGVALLAGGLVWWRSRRSPRGRRALRY from the coding sequence ATGACCGCAGACATCAGGAGCACGCTCAACCCGTTGCACGGAGGACGGAGGAGGGTTGCCCTGTTCACCGCGGGCGCGCTGGCCGCCGGGGGGATCGCGACGGCGGGTGTCGCCGCCCTCCAGCCCGGGACGGCAGCAGCGTCCAGCCACCGGGAGGCCCCGCTGATCTCGGGCCAGCCCCAGTTCGACAACACGGACCTGTACGCCTTCGTCAGCCCGGACAAGAAGGACACGACCACCATCGTGGCCAACTACATCCCCTTCGAGGACCCGGCGGGCGGGCCGAACTTCTACCAGTTCTCCGACCAGGCCCAGTACGACATCCACATCGACAACGACGGCGACGCGCGGGACGACTACATCTACCGCTGGACCTTCAAGACCCACATCCGCAACAAGAAGTCGTTCCTGTACAACACCGGCGTGGTCACCAGCCTCGACGACCCGGACCTCAACGTCTTCCAGACGTACGACGTCGACCTGTTCAAGCTGAAGAAGGGCTACGTCGAGAAGAAGACCCGGATCGCCAAGAACATCACGGCCGCCCCCTCCAACGTCGGCAAGGCGTCCATGCCCTACTACTCGACGCTGCGCAAGCAGGCCATCAAGGGCATCAGCGGCGAGAGTTCGGTCTTCGCGGGCCAGGCCGACGACCCGTTCTTCGCGGACCTGCGGGTCTTCGACCTGCTGTACGGCGGCGACCTGTCCGAGGTCGGCGACGACACGCTCAAGGGCTACAACGTCAACACCCTGGCCATCCAGGTGCCGACGAAGTACATCCGCGAGTCCTCGAAGCAGCCGATCATCGGCATCCACGCGACCACCCAGCGGCTCAACTCCAGCGGGCACTACGTCCAGGTCTCGCGGCTCGGCAACCCGCTGGTCAACGAGGTCGTCAACCCGCTGAAGGACAAGGACAAGTTCAACGCGTCCGACCCCTACGACGACGGTCAGTTCCTGAAGAACGTCACCAACCCCGAGCTGCCGAAGCTCATCGAGGGCATCTTCAAGATCAAGGCCCCCGACGAGCCCCGCAAGGACCTGGTGTCGGTCTTCCTGACCGGTGTCAAGGGCCTCAACCAGCCGCCGTACGTGCGCGCGGCGGAGGAACTGCGGCTCAACACCTCGATCAAGCCCACGGCCAAGCCCAAGCGCCTCGGCGTCCTGGACGGCGACAACCAGGGCTTCCCCAACGGGCGGCGGCTGACGGACGACGTGATCGACATCTCGCTCCAGGCGGTCGAGGGCGAGCTGGTCGGCAGCCCGAACGACCTCGGTGACGCGGTGGACGCCAACGACAAGTCCTTCGAGAAGCACTTCCCGTACGTGGCCAACCCGGCCGCCGGCTCGGACGGACCGCTGGCCAAGGGCGTCAGCACCAAGTCCGGCACGAACGTGCTCAACGGCGGCGCCGGGCTCATCTCCGGCGACGACAACACCGTGCTCATCGCCTCCGGTATCTCCGGTGCGGCCGGTGTCGCGCTCCTCGCCGGCGGACTGGTGTGGTGGCGTTCGCGCCGCAGCCCGCGCGGCCGTCGCGCGCTGCGCTACTGA